The following proteins are encoded in a genomic region of Fervidobacterium pennivorans DSM 9078:
- a CDS encoding TSUP family transporter produces MDITFQDLIILYPLIFLAGFVDSIAGGGGLISLPAYLFVGLPSHNALATNKLSSTIGTIFSTLRYAKGRAIVYLIAVPSVVGSLIGSHIGARLALVLSDNILKLVLAFLIPLAALIVLLANPRKERTLEVENISKTRAVVVSGLIGLTIGTYDGFFGPGTGTFLIILYVSFLSLDHVSASGTAKIVNLASNIGALLTFIVGKKVLYSIGLPAAVFGIAGNWLGSGLALKKGAKIIKPVMLGVLAILFAKILMDLI; encoded by the coding sequence ATGGACATAACTTTTCAAGACTTAATTATACTTTATCCATTAATTTTCTTAGCAGGATTCGTTGACTCAATAGCTGGGGGTGGAGGTCTTATCTCACTTCCTGCTTATTTGTTCGTAGGTTTGCCAAGTCATAACGCACTGGCTACAAACAAACTTTCATCAACGATAGGAACAATTTTCAGCACGCTCAGGTATGCGAAAGGAAGGGCGATAGTTTACCTTATTGCTGTTCCTTCAGTCGTTGGGTCGCTTATTGGATCACATATAGGTGCTAGGTTGGCACTTGTATTGAGCGATAACATCTTAAAATTGGTTTTAGCCTTCTTAATACCTCTGGCAGCTTTAATTGTCCTTTTGGCAAATCCGAGGAAAGAAAGAACATTGGAAGTGGAAAACATCTCAAAGACACGTGCTGTTGTAGTTTCTGGTTTGATAGGTTTAACTATAGGCACATACGATGGCTTCTTTGGACCAGGAACTGGTACATTTTTGATAATACTCTATGTGAGTTTTTTGTCCTTAGATCATGTGAGTGCATCTGGAACAGCTAAGATAGTCAATTTGGCTTCAAACATAGGTGCACTTCTTACTTTCATCGTTGGTAAAAAGGTTTTGTATTCCATAGGACTGCCTGCAGCCGTCTTCGGGATTGCGGGCAACTGGCTCGGTTCGGGACTTGCATTGAAAAAAGGTGCAAAGATTATCAAACCTGTGATGCTTGGGGTTCTTGCAATACTTTTTGCCAAAATACTCATGGACTTAATCTGA
- a CDS encoding cupin domain-containing protein encodes MKIGNISEMQPLEIDGGKILKRVLIGPRDGAPNFVMRLFTLKPGASTPYHTHPWEHEVFVVDGEIEVVSKNGRTRVSKGSFVFVEPNEEHQFHNFTDKEASFICVIPKEGGE; translated from the coding sequence ATGAAGATAGGAAACATTTCAGAAATGCAACCACTTGAAATCGATGGCGGAAAGATCTTAAAACGTGTTTTGATTGGTCCAAGAGATGGTGCTCCGAACTTCGTAATGAGACTCTTTACATTGAAACCTGGAGCTTCAACACCGTATCACACCCACCCATGGGAACACGAAGTATTCGTTGTTGATGGAGAAATTGAAGTTGTGAGTAAAAATGGAAGGACAAGGGTATCTAAAGGTTCTTTTGTTTTCGTTGAACCAAACGAAGAACACCAATTCCACAACTTCACAGATAAAGAGGCATCGTTCATCTGTGTCATTCCAAAAGAAGGTGGAGAATAA
- the rpmH gene encoding 50S ribosomal protein L34 — translation MKRTYQPSRIKRKRTHGFLARKSTPGGRRVLRNRRRTGRWRLTV, via the coding sequence ATGAAGAGAACGTACCAACCGTCTCGCATTAAAAGGAAAAGAACGCACGGATTTCTTGCCAGAAAGTCCACACCTGGCGGAAGAAGAGTTCTAAGGAACAGAAGAAGAACGGGTAGATGGAGACTCACAGTCTGA
- a CDS encoding VIT1/CCC1 transporter family protein — MFRWLFSKLTPKSRPRLASEAFKKGDLETHKKLHSPDEIGKEPWHKTEQGKYIGQAVYGASDGIVTTFAAISGIAGANLSPKIAIIVGLANLFADGISMAIGDYLSEKSEKDYIKSEKERELWEIEHLPEAEKLEVREIYKRKGLTGEKLEHLVEAITSNKEIWVDTMLHEELGIFEDDTNPLKSAIITFLSFVIAGFMPLIAYIFASQSQLLAQNQFLASCLITAATLFFVGALRQVVTGVKWYKGGFEMLFVGGLSAVVAYLIGWLLEKIVKIPAL; from the coding sequence GTGTTCAGATGGCTGTTCTCAAAGCTCACACCGAAGTCAAGACCAAGGCTTGCCAGTGAAGCTTTTAAGAAGGGGGATTTAGAAACTCACAAAAAGCTACATTCACCTGATGAAATAGGAAAAGAACCTTGGCACAAGACTGAGCAGGGAAAATACATAGGTCAAGCTGTTTACGGTGCAAGTGATGGTATAGTAACAACATTTGCCGCAATATCTGGAATAGCTGGAGCAAACTTGAGTCCTAAGATTGCTATCATTGTCGGTTTAGCAAATCTATTTGCCGACGGTATTTCTATGGCGATTGGGGACTACCTATCGGAGAAATCGGAGAAAGACTACATAAAATCCGAAAAAGAACGGGAGCTGTGGGAGATTGAACATTTGCCCGAAGCTGAAAAATTAGAAGTTAGAGAGATTTACAAGAGAAAAGGACTAACTGGCGAAAAATTAGAACATCTTGTTGAGGCAATTACAAGTAATAAAGAAATATGGGTAGATACGATGTTACACGAGGAACTTGGGATCTTCGAAGATGATACAAATCCTCTTAAAAGTGCGATTATAACATTTTTATCGTTTGTCATCGCAGGTTTCATGCCGTTGATAGCGTACATCTTCGCTTCTCAATCTCAATTGTTAGCACAAAATCAGTTTTTGGCATCATGTTTAATAACTGCGGCGACGTTATTTTTCGTGGGTGCACTGCGTCAGGTTGTTACTGGCGTAAAGTGGTACAAAGGCGGCTTTGAGATGTTGTTTGTTGGTGGGCTTTCGGCAGTAGTTGCGTATCTAATAGGGTGGTTATTGGAAAAGATAGTGAAAATTCCGGCACTATAG
- a CDS encoding GNAT family N-acetyltransferase, whose product MGDMLVKLYELPELNSALEEARKNGIIIKRPIGPEKYFVVEWVRSKFGNHWASETDMTFSNKPISSFIAIDEKTNKIVGFACYDATVRGFFGPTGVDEEYRGKGIGKALLLACLHDMFNVGYAYAIIGDPGPIEYYRKTVNAIEIEGSYPGIYRNMIREI is encoded by the coding sequence ATGGGTGACATGTTAGTAAAGTTGTATGAGTTACCCGAGCTTAATAGCGCGTTAGAAGAAGCTAGGAAAAATGGGATTATTATCAAACGTCCAATTGGTCCAGAAAAATACTTTGTTGTTGAATGGGTCAGGTCGAAATTTGGCAATCATTGGGCAAGCGAAACTGATATGACTTTTTCAAACAAACCAATTTCATCGTTCATAGCTATAGATGAGAAGACGAACAAAATTGTTGGATTTGCTTGCTATGATGCTACAGTACGTGGATTTTTCGGACCGACAGGTGTTGATGAAGAATACAGGGGAAAAGGGATAGGAAAGGCTCTTTTGTTGGCTTGTTTGCACGATATGTTCAACGTCGGATACGCTTATGCCATTATAGGAGACCCCGGTCCGATTGAGTATTATAGAAAAACCGTGAATGCAATAGAGATTGAAGGTTCTTATCCGGGGATCTATAGAAATATGATTAGGGAAATTTAA
- the yidD gene encoding membrane protein insertion efficiency factor YidD has translation MRKAILGIIRFYQKYISPLKPPTCRFEPTCSTYTYQAVERFGVFKGFLLGFWRILRCNPLSKGGFDPVPEEFTLFHLPKHDKPVEHQKINNIRRRRSS, from the coding sequence ATGCGGAAAGCAATACTGGGAATCATTAGATTTTATCAAAAGTACATTTCTCCTTTAAAACCTCCAACATGCAGGTTCGAACCAACCTGTTCCACATATACATATCAAGCTGTGGAAAGGTTTGGTGTTTTTAAGGGGTTCCTCCTGGGTTTCTGGCGCATTCTCCGATGTAATCCTTTGTCAAAAGGTGGATTTGACCCTGTTCCGGAAGAATTCACACTGTTCCATCTTCCTAAACATGACAAACCCGTGGAACATCAAAAAATAAATAACATTCGAAGGAGGCGGTCGAGTTGA
- the jag gene encoding RNA-binding cell elongation regulator Jag/EloR, which translates to MKTINYVGKSVDEIIEQFKSEHDVLEGEYEVNVIDKGTPGIFGLFARDAVVEITITNRYYERKLKEFLEEIFKRFGADYYIEIASRGKTFIATCHSEEIGKLIGKHGKGLGALQHLANIYLNRLTDTKVTVVIDAGNYREKRREQLVKIVEAAVERARKFGKVKLDPMFAFERKIVHELAKKHKDIHTYSEGLEPYRYVVIEARRRGRNNEDRKHFRNATT; encoded by the coding sequence TTGAAGACGATAAACTACGTAGGTAAAAGTGTAGATGAAATCATTGAGCAATTCAAAAGTGAACATGATGTTTTGGAAGGAGAGTATGAAGTCAATGTTATTGATAAAGGGACTCCCGGTATTTTCGGACTTTTCGCAAGAGATGCAGTGGTAGAGATTACGATAACTAACAGGTACTATGAGAGAAAGTTAAAAGAGTTTTTAGAAGAGATTTTTAAACGCTTTGGAGCTGATTATTACATTGAAATAGCAAGTCGCGGGAAAACGTTTATAGCAACATGTCACAGCGAAGAAATTGGGAAACTAATAGGAAAGCACGGAAAAGGCTTAGGAGCTTTGCAACACCTTGCTAATATATACCTAAACAGATTAACAGACACAAAAGTTACCGTAGTTATCGACGCAGGAAATTATCGTGAGAAGAGAAGAGAACAATTAGTAAAGATTGTAGAAGCAGCCGTTGAAAGAGCACGAAAATTCGGTAAAGTGAAGTTAGACCCAATGTTTGCATTCGAAAGAAAAATCGTCCATGAGTTAGCAAAGAAACATAAAGATATACACACGTACTCTGAAGGTTTGGAACCTTACAGGTACGTTGTCATTGAGGCAAGGAGAAGGGGGCGAAACAATGAAGATAGGAAACATTTCAGAAATGCAACCACTTGA
- the rnpA gene encoding ribonuclease P protein component, producing METHSLKRYTFRKRERLRLRRDISLVFRYGKAIQSEEFVVLYRKNGLDYSRLAIIVKRKFGKANRRNKLRRWIRECFRLNKDSIPKGFDIIVIARKALSEKFEKSNYEVVCKALLGNFERLIDAESNTGNH from the coding sequence ATGGAGACTCACAGTCTGAAAAGGTATACGTTCAGAAAAAGAGAGCGCCTGAGACTCAGGAGGGACATATCCCTCGTTTTTAGATACGGTAAAGCTATTCAAAGCGAAGAGTTTGTAGTGCTTTACAGGAAGAATGGACTTGATTACAGTAGGTTAGCTATTATCGTAAAGCGAAAATTTGGAAAGGCGAACCGGAGAAACAAATTGAGAAGATGGATTCGTGAGTGCTTTAGATTGAACAAAGATTCTATTCCGAAGGGATTCGACATCATCGTTATAGCAAGGAAAGCGCTATCCGAAAAGTTTGAAAAAAGTAACTACGAAGTTGTCTGCAAAGCACTTTTGGGAAATTTTGAGAGGTTAATTGATGCGGAAAGCAATACTGGGAATCATTAG
- the yidC gene encoding membrane protein insertase YidC: MKKITVIFLLLITMVAGLTLFAGFFVEERVDSIVITSRYLQVELGKDGNLQKVTHMLGRAYLFFINDNDGFNLFDLQGKELSVATPTYNIQYGEKSKDLKDSYESVKVIFSYENGIEKIYSFDQRFYTYTFDVEIRSNEEIKVALPLIWDKSTVRSAVNFFVSFRPDKDYSSIVKFSGKLDQTQVIGKDLKFTVYMGPYKKVVVKHVFGEDYERIATLIKTIPGVGTWYSFISDGLNEFFSWINSFTKNFGLTIIIFTIIVRLILYPFYHAQTKQMIQMRKLQPAVDAIKKKYKDPQKQQEELMKLYKENKINPSSGCLMLLIQLPIFMLLYGVIQSYQELFSVSKGFLIWKDLSVGGWSNNWLFLVVTILTSYYLALITSQDSRTAWQQILMGSIFPFFFISLPSGIFLYWTMNSIIQLVITYYIYKRYKIKGISQHELWGIQKKRV, from the coding sequence TTGAAAAAAATAACCGTCATTTTTTTGTTGTTAATAACAATGGTAGCGGGATTGACACTTTTTGCTGGATTCTTCGTGGAAGAACGTGTTGATTCTATAGTTATCACATCAAGATATCTACAAGTTGAATTGGGGAAAGATGGCAATTTGCAGAAGGTTACTCACATGTTGGGGAGAGCGTATTTATTTTTTATAAACGACAACGATGGTTTTAATTTGTTTGATTTACAAGGTAAGGAACTTTCAGTTGCAACACCAACATACAACATTCAATACGGTGAGAAATCGAAAGATTTGAAGGACTCATACGAAAGTGTCAAAGTTATTTTCAGTTATGAAAACGGGATTGAAAAGATTTACTCCTTTGACCAGAGGTTTTACACTTACACTTTTGATGTGGAAATTCGCTCCAACGAGGAAATCAAAGTCGCGCTACCATTAATCTGGGATAAATCAACAGTTCGCTCAGCAGTGAATTTCTTTGTCTCATTTAGACCTGATAAAGACTACTCATCCATTGTCAAATTCTCGGGTAAGTTAGACCAAACACAAGTCATTGGGAAGGACTTGAAATTCACAGTTTACATGGGGCCATACAAGAAGGTTGTCGTAAAGCATGTTTTTGGAGAAGATTATGAAAGAATTGCAACACTCATAAAAACCATCCCTGGCGTAGGAACCTGGTACAGTTTTATATCTGATGGTCTCAACGAATTCTTTAGTTGGATAAATTCATTTACAAAAAACTTCGGTTTAACAATTATTATCTTCACAATTATAGTTAGGCTTATTCTCTACCCGTTCTATCATGCACAAACTAAACAGATGATTCAAATGAGAAAACTACAACCGGCTGTAGATGCTATCAAAAAGAAATACAAAGACCCACAAAAACAACAAGAAGAATTAATGAAACTCTACAAAGAAAACAAAATAAATCCATCGAGTGGTTGTTTGATGTTACTTATTCAGTTACCAATCTTCATGCTTCTTTACGGAGTTATTCAAAGTTATCAGGAACTTTTCTCAGTATCTAAAGGTTTCTTGATTTGGAAGGACCTTTCCGTAGGTGGCTGGTCAAACAACTGGCTCTTCTTAGTAGTAACAATATTGACAAGTTATTACCTCGCACTTATCACTAGTCAGGATAGCCGAACTGCTTGGCAGCAGATACTCATGGGTTCCATATTCCCGTTCTTCTTTATAAGCTTACCAAGCGGTATATTCCTTTACTGGACTATGAACTCGATAATTCAACTCGTCATCACATACTACATATACAAACGTTACAAGATAAAAGGCATCTCCCAGCACGAACTTTGGGGAATTCAAAAAAAGAGGGTATAA
- a CDS encoding stage V sporulation protein S translates to MEVLKVSSKSNPNKVAGALAGVIREKGKAEIQAIGAGAVNQAVKAIAIARGYLAPSGYDLVCVPAFTDVTVENETRTALKFIVFPRE, encoded by the coding sequence ATGGAAGTACTAAAAGTCTCTTCAAAATCAAACCCAAACAAAGTTGCAGGTGCGTTAGCAGGTGTTATCAGGGAAAAGGGCAAAGCGGAAATTCAGGCTATCGGTGCGGGCGCTGTTAACCAAGCAGTTAAGGCAATCGCAATCGCAAGAGGGTACCTTGCGCCAAGTGGATATGACCTTGTCTGCGTTCCAGCATTCACAGATGTAACAGTGGAAAATGAAACAAGAACAGCGCTTAAGTTCATAGTCTTCCCCAGAGAATAA